Proteins from a genomic interval of Cyanobium sp. AMD-g:
- a CDS encoding aldolase/citrate lyase family protein, which yields MLDILKRGRECFGVVATKAEFEAEGTRTDELLRLLEIAHKADVGMALKVGGCEAIRDMLEARQFGVNYIIAPMVESPYALGKFIAAKNKVFAPEDQEDVKFLFNVETIAGYRCIDDLIAAASAEVGCNGVVFGRVDFSCSLGVGREGLEGNEVTVVGEDIAMKCQKAGLEFVVGGAVSIDAFPNLKRFQAVHLDRFETRKVIFQGSALDSPDLAEALLQAVHFELLWLLNKREYYGLMYQEDQMRIEMLESRWKVLERDA from the coding sequence ATGTTGGATATTCTTAAGCGCGGAAGAGAATGTTTCGGTGTGGTCGCAACAAAGGCTGAGTTTGAGGCTGAAGGTACCCGTACGGACGAGCTCCTGAGGCTGCTGGAAATCGCCCACAAGGCTGATGTGGGTATGGCTTTGAAGGTGGGTGGCTGCGAGGCCATCCGTGACATGCTTGAAGCGCGGCAATTTGGGGTCAATTACATCATCGCCCCCATGGTGGAATCCCCCTATGCATTGGGGAAATTCATTGCCGCCAAGAATAAGGTCTTTGCTCCCGAGGATCAGGAGGATGTCAAGTTCCTGTTTAACGTGGAAACGATTGCTGGCTATCGCTGCATCGATGATCTGATCGCAGCAGCCTCCGCGGAGGTTGGCTGCAATGGTGTCGTGTTCGGTCGTGTTGACTTCAGCTGCTCGCTTGGCGTTGGTCGGGAGGGCCTGGAAGGAAACGAGGTCACCGTGGTTGGTGAAGATATCGCCATGAAGTGCCAGAAGGCCGGTCTTGAGTTCGTTGTTGGCGGTGCCGTATCGATTGATGCGTTTCCCAACCTGAAGCGATTTCAGGCTGTTCATCTGGATCGTTTCGAAACCCGCAAGGTGATCTTCCAGGGATCGGCCCTTGACTCGCCAGATCTTGCAGAAGCATTGCTGCAGGCTGTTCACTTTGAATTGCTCTGGCTCCTCAATAAGCGTGAGTACTATGGCCTGATGTACCAGGAAGACCAGATGCGAATCGAGATGCTTGAGAGCCGTTGGAAGGTTCTTGAGCGCGACGCCTGA
- a CDS encoding glycosyltransferase, producing MSANVETTALVCSMTSERLVYVTTAYNESLNLEELHTRCRQAFEQIREALPNPDGLEFGMVIADNNSSDESLTVLQRIVSKDPQVIGIANSSNYGPEASAVNAFRHAGDCSLMICLCSDLQDPPEQSVEMVVRLLQDNSKDAVLAVKSRSAGGPMLQMARRTYYKALGYSSRLQQVPSGFHGFGCYRKEVVEEILRYWDESGMNLRMCIANSCHSPVLIHYRQADRTRGTSSYRGAGYALEAIRALLSADAAASRLALTIGGFGILFAFMMAVFLLANYLSGNSRYEGGIPTVMALVLVSFGLQMLTMAVVSRQIEGLRLSGFRPKLRYSLMRQSQNSND from the coding sequence ATGTCGGCTAACGTGGAAACGACAGCACTCGTCTGCAGCATGACATCCGAACGACTCGTATACGTAACGACGGCCTACAATGAGTCGCTGAATCTTGAGGAGTTGCATACGCGCTGTCGTCAAGCCTTTGAGCAGATCAGAGAGGCCCTTCCAAACCCGGACGGGCTGGAGTTCGGGATGGTGATTGCTGACAACAACAGCAGCGACGAGAGCCTGACTGTGCTTCAGCGCATTGTCTCGAAGGATCCGCAAGTTATCGGCATCGCCAACAGCAGTAACTATGGACCGGAGGCTTCAGCCGTGAACGCCTTCAGACATGCGGGCGATTGCAGCCTGATGATTTGCCTCTGCTCTGATCTTCAGGATCCTCCCGAGCAGAGTGTGGAGATGGTAGTGCGACTGCTTCAGGACAATTCCAAGGATGCTGTGCTGGCTGTGAAAAGTCGGTCGGCGGGTGGGCCAATGCTGCAGATGGCACGCAGGACGTACTACAAAGCCTTGGGCTATTCCTCCAGGCTCCAACAGGTTCCCAGTGGCTTCCACGGCTTCGGCTGCTACCGCAAAGAAGTCGTCGAGGAAATCCTGCGCTACTGGGATGAGTCAGGGATGAACCTGCGCATGTGCATCGCCAACAGTTGCCATTCGCCCGTGCTGATTCACTACAGGCAGGCCGATCGAACACGTGGTACATCGTCGTATCGGGGCGCAGGCTATGCGTTGGAAGCCATCCGAGCTCTGCTGTCCGCAGACGCAGCCGCCAGTCGATTGGCGCTGACCATCGGGGGATTTGGGATTCTGTTTGCTTTCATGATGGCCGTGTTCCTGCTCGCCAACTATTTGTCTGGGAACAGTCGCTACGAAGGCGGGATCCCGACGGTCATGGCCCTGGTTCTCGTCAGCTTTGGCCTGCAAATGCTGACCATGGCAGTTGTCTCTCGGCAGATTGAAGGACTACGCCTTTCCGGCTTCAGGCCGAAGCTCAGATATTCCCTGATGCGCCAAAGCCAGAACTCGAATGATTAG
- a CDS encoding glycosyltransferase family 2 protein, with protein sequence MGSQPILSVVVPCFNEEKSLPLLVRTLEPILNSEFNQLDWEIILVNDGSHDGTEACIEAFHQLCPNIWGVSLTRNFGHQPALYTGLTHSKGEFIACMDADLQDPPEVLLDLVRTVRSGQYDVAYGVRASRDAGPLIKACYRSFYRLMGAISEHPWQMDAGDFCAMNRRALDMLLSLPERDKFLRGLRSWVGLRQIGVSYARPQRRLGRSKYNYSRLYRLAMKGVVGFSTVPLRIASFLSLGMGLVCVLGAAFLILNRLFPAFTLFGYSIGASQGIATLAVLILLMASAVLASLGIIGEYLAVVLVEVKQRPVSLISRIIHQ encoded by the coding sequence GTGGGAAGCCAACCAATTCTATCCGTCGTTGTCCCCTGTTTTAACGAAGAAAAGTCTCTTCCACTCTTGGTGCGAACCCTTGAGCCCATCCTCAACTCGGAATTCAACCAGTTAGATTGGGAAATAATTTTGGTAAACGACGGCAGTCACGATGGCACGGAAGCGTGCATTGAGGCCTTTCATCAGCTATGCCCAAATATCTGGGGGGTCAGCCTGACGCGAAACTTTGGGCACCAACCAGCTCTCTACACCGGCCTCACCCATTCCAAAGGTGAGTTCATCGCGTGTATGGATGCTGATCTCCAGGATCCGCCGGAAGTTTTACTTGATTTGGTGCGAACCGTACGCTCTGGCCAGTATGACGTGGCCTATGGAGTACGCGCCAGTCGTGATGCAGGGCCTCTGATCAAGGCATGCTATCGGAGCTTCTATCGATTGATGGGAGCGATCTCGGAACATCCATGGCAGATGGATGCCGGAGATTTCTGTGCGATGAATCGTCGCGCATTGGACATGCTGCTTTCTTTGCCGGAACGAGACAAGTTTCTGCGAGGTCTTCGCTCATGGGTAGGCCTAAGGCAGATTGGAGTTTCGTACGCTAGACCACAACGCAGGTTGGGGCGATCAAAATATAATTATAGCCGCTTGTATCGACTAGCCATGAAAGGGGTGGTTGGCTTCTCAACCGTACCTCTCCGGATCGCCTCATTCCTGAGTCTTGGCATGGGCTTGGTCTGTGTCCTCGGGGCGGCCTTTCTGATTCTCAACAGACTGTTTCCCGCATTCACTCTTTTCGGCTACAGCATCGGAGCCAGCCAAGGGATCGCTACGCTGGCCGTGCTAATTCTTTTGATGGCGAGTGCGGTGCTTGCCTCATTGGGTATCATCGGTGAGTATCTGGCAGTTGTTCTCGTTGAGGTCAAACAGCGACCTGTTTCCCTAATCTCAAGGATCATCCATCAATGA
- a CDS encoding 3-dehydroquinate synthase family protein, which translates to MTSLPLASVPSIVIRSSLCNYTIDFHGLTDLGTWHPEADLILTDAFFRGRISFPKEQPVIFVEATEAAKSLPQIIELFVALKQAGLGRGSRLLAVGGGVIQDIATFVTSLYMRGIAWDYVPTTFLGMADSCMGGKSSINVGAFKNLIGNFHPPRCIDILPVFARTLPPVEMAGGAAEAAKIAFCRGPETFSRYLELVQPVLSGAWSEQDLALLLHATLLVKQWFVEKDEFDRAERRCLNFGHTWGHALESATQFAIPHGLAVALGMMAAVRFLGSPSYCLPLWDHCLQLLHLTLDPAAVESFEPERFRRAFLADKKHSSGYYHLIVPTSSGVELGVEEITTPAGDPQLAAIQLAMEEALQAVSSVPLEIV; encoded by the coding sequence ATGACTTCCCTCCCCCTGGCCTCGGTTCCATCCATCGTCATCCGAAGCTCACTTTGCAACTACACCATCGACTTCCATGGGCTGACCGATCTCGGGACCTGGCATCCCGAGGCGGACCTCATCCTGACGGATGCGTTCTTCCGGGGCAGGATCAGTTTTCCAAAAGAGCAGCCCGTCATCTTCGTGGAGGCCACCGAAGCAGCCAAGTCCCTGCCGCAGATCATTGAGCTGTTCGTCGCGCTCAAACAGGCCGGTCTCGGTCGTGGGTCCCGCCTGCTCGCCGTGGGGGGTGGCGTCATTCAGGACATCGCCACGTTCGTCACCTCGCTGTATATGAGAGGCATCGCCTGGGACTATGTGCCGACCACATTCCTGGGCATGGCAGATTCCTGTATGGGAGGCAAGAGCTCGATCAATGTCGGCGCTTTCAAGAATCTGATTGGCAACTTCCACCCTCCTCGGTGCATCGATATTCTCCCTGTCTTTGCACGCACACTGCCTCCCGTGGAGATGGCAGGGGGAGCTGCAGAGGCTGCCAAGATTGCGTTCTGCCGTGGACCTGAGACCTTTTCCAGGTATCTGGAGCTGGTGCAGCCTGTTCTGTCCGGGGCCTGGAGCGAGCAGGACCTTGCCTTGTTGCTGCATGCCACCTTGCTGGTCAAGCAGTGGTTTGTTGAGAAGGACGAATTCGACCGAGCCGAGAGGCGATGCCTCAACTTTGGCCACACCTGGGGGCACGCCCTGGAATCGGCGACCCAATTTGCCATTCCCCACGGGTTGGCGGTGGCCCTGGGGATGATGGCGGCGGTCCGCTTCCTCGGATCACCGTCCTATTGTCTCCCCCTCTGGGATCATTGCCTCCAGCTCCTGCACCTGACCCTGGATCCGGCGGCTGTTGAATCGTTTGAGCCAGAACGCTTCCGTCGTGCTTTTCTTGCTGACAAGAAGCATTCCTCTGGTTACTATCACCTGATCGTACCGACTTCCAGCGGTGTGGAGCTTGGGGTAGAGGAAATCACGACCCCAGCTGGCGACCCTCAATTGGCAGCCATTCAGCTCGCCATGGAGGAGGCCCTGCAGGCTGTTTCTTCCGTTCCCCTGGAGATTGTTTGA
- a CDS encoding thiamine pyrophosphate-binding protein, whose amino-acid sequence MAARIAARIAASQRPLLLLGGGVSRPSAQKLEPLLQSLGLPVMTTWNGADRYGSEHSNYFGRPNTWGQRYSNILLQQSDLLVAIGTRLGLQQTGFNWQEFLPVGDVIQVDIDPAELAKPNPKLADAIEADADAFLSQLLRHDLGQHTEWLAFGHDVKALLPLSEACNATAEGYLNPYDMVMDLSRVCGDADHIVPCSSGGAFTVMMQAFELRQGQTMLTNKGLASMGYGLSAAIGVALADRHHRTVLVEGDGGFSQNLQELATVAVNDLNLKIFLFCNEGYASIRMTQKNYFQGSYVGCDVRSGLGFPDWRLLGKAYDVPVHTLSAGWCSDDPVFLELWERPSPALFLVPIDPEQSYFPKISSRISAQGGMESNPLHRMTPDLPDEIASCVYRYLHSSE is encoded by the coding sequence ATGGCGGCCCGGATTGCGGCACGCATCGCCGCATCCCAACGGCCGCTCCTGCTCCTCGGTGGCGGTGTGTCGCGGCCCTCTGCCCAGAAGCTGGAGCCACTCCTGCAGTCCCTGGGGCTGCCGGTGATGACCACCTGGAATGGGGCCGATCGCTATGGGTCCGAGCATTCCAATTACTTCGGTCGGCCCAACACCTGGGGGCAGCGTTACAGCAACATCCTTCTTCAGCAGTCGGATCTGCTGGTTGCCATCGGCACCCGGCTCGGGCTGCAGCAGACAGGCTTCAACTGGCAGGAGTTCCTGCCGGTGGGGGATGTGATTCAGGTGGACATCGATCCAGCCGAGCTTGCCAAGCCGAATCCGAAGCTGGCGGATGCCATTGAGGCCGATGCCGATGCCTTTCTGAGCCAGCTGCTCCGTCATGATCTTGGCCAGCACACGGAATGGCTGGCCTTCGGCCATGACGTCAAAGCCCTCTTGCCCCTCTCTGAGGCCTGCAATGCCACGGCGGAGGGCTATCTCAATCCCTACGACATGGTGATGGATCTCTCCAGGGTCTGCGGTGATGCCGACCACATCGTTCCCTGCAGCAGTGGTGGTGCCTTCACCGTGATGATGCAGGCCTTTGAACTGCGGCAGGGCCAGACGATGCTCACGAACAAAGGACTGGCGAGTATGGGCTATGGCCTTTCGGCGGCGATCGGTGTGGCCCTCGCCGACCGCCACCATCGCACCGTTCTGGTTGAGGGGGATGGTGGGTTCAGCCAGAACCTTCAGGAGCTGGCCACGGTCGCCGTCAACGACCTGAATCTCAAGATCTTTCTGTTCTGCAATGAGGGGTATGCATCGATCCGCATGACCCAGAAAAACTACTTTCAAGGTTCCTATGTTGGCTGTGACGTTCGCTCAGGTCTGGGGTTTCCCGATTGGAGGCTCCTTGGTAAGGCCTATGACGTGCCCGTCCACACCCTCTCCGCTGGGTGGTGTTCTGACGATCCTGTGTTCCTTGAGTTATGGGAGCGTCCATCTCCAGCGTTGTTCCTTGTGCCGATCGATCCGGAGCAAAGCTATTTCCCCAAAATCTCAAGCCGTATCAGTGCCCAGGGTGGCATGGAATCCAATCCGCTTCACAGGATGACTCCCGACCTCCCTGACGAGATTGCATCTTGTGTTTACCGATACCTACACTCATCCGAGTAA
- a CDS encoding bifunctional 2-polyprenyl-6-hydroxyphenol methylase/3-demethylubiquinol 3-O-methyltransferase UbiG, which translates to MTPPEAGITFLSQPAPVHMADSWYEFSRPDHFWVKRRFEVMHRIIRGLVQGSTAWLDVGCGTGVLQNYCQAQYGINVTGADLNVVALEKNSQGAERTLCYDINSRKEELQEAFDIVSAMDVIEHLDDESQFVASLLYHLKPGGLLLINVPAIQLFYSNYDIEAGHKRRYHRKDISRLAATHQLKTERWSYWGFSLIPVLVARNIVTGFSERSKIIERGFSPSSSSMDTLLMFLSRLEKLPNHLLGTSLMAIFRK; encoded by the coding sequence ATGACCCCACCCGAAGCAGGCATCACCTTCCTGAGTCAGCCGGCCCCTGTTCACATGGCCGACTCTTGGTATGAGTTCTCTCGTCCTGATCACTTCTGGGTCAAGCGACGGTTTGAAGTGATGCACAGAATCATCCGAGGGCTTGTCCAAGGATCAACTGCTTGGCTTGACGTGGGATGTGGCACGGGGGTTCTCCAGAACTACTGTCAGGCTCAGTACGGGATCAACGTCACAGGAGCCGATCTGAATGTCGTGGCTTTGGAGAAGAATTCACAGGGCGCAGAACGCACTCTCTGCTATGACATCAACAGCAGAAAAGAGGAGTTGCAGGAGGCTTTCGACATTGTCAGTGCCATGGATGTGATCGAGCATCTAGACGACGAAAGCCAATTCGTCGCATCGCTTCTTTATCATCTTAAGCCAGGCGGGCTGCTATTGATCAATGTCCCTGCCATCCAGCTATTCTATTCGAATTATGACATCGAGGCCGGGCACAAACGGCGATATCACCGAAAGGACATTTCAAGACTGGCGGCTACGCATCAGCTCAAGACAGAGCGCTGGAGTTACTGGGGCTTCTCCCTCATTCCAGTACTGGTTGCCAGAAACATTGTCACCGGCTTTTCGGAACGGAGCAAGATCATTGAACGCGGGTTCTCTCCATCAAGCTCGAGCATGGATACCCTATTGATGTTTCTTTCTCGACTTGAAAAGCTCCCCAACCATCTGCTTGGAACTTCCTTGATGGCGATCTTCAGAAAGTAA
- a CDS encoding class I SAM-dependent methyltransferase, with amino-acid sequence MPTKEELASDKGIDFNVRQCLSCETLQLDCEPVAYYRDVIRAMPVKGVFASLKLELFQDFAKKFSLEGKKLIEVGCGKGDFIQLFSGESVRISGIEHANASVLAAQGKGLNVIEGFVDSAESRVPNAPYDGFLSINFLEHQPDPCGMLAGIHTSLTPEGVGLITVPSFDHILRYDAYYEFVRDHLLYFTETTLRRMLETNGFDIMEMGLFNEDTIYAYVRKRPVVALSGLATNYMKLRNELNALIDDLKAQGRRVALWGASHQGFTIIACAGIGEKIEYIIDSADFKQGKYSPATHIEIISPAEALSRAANAIIIAAPAYTKEILGVILSTYPSDTHVSALRQDGIEVLHQPVSH; translated from the coding sequence ATGCCAACGAAGGAAGAATTGGCTTCAGACAAAGGAATCGATTTCAACGTCAGACAATGCCTCTCTTGCGAGACACTACAGCTTGACTGCGAACCCGTTGCGTATTATCGCGATGTTATCAGGGCGATGCCGGTCAAAGGAGTCTTTGCCAGTCTGAAGCTTGAGCTATTCCAGGACTTTGCCAAGAAGTTTTCTTTGGAAGGCAAGAAGCTGATCGAAGTCGGATGCGGCAAGGGTGACTTCATCCAGCTCTTTTCCGGCGAGTCGGTAAGGATCTCTGGAATTGAGCATGCGAATGCCTCCGTCCTCGCCGCGCAAGGCAAGGGCCTCAACGTCATTGAAGGATTTGTCGACTCCGCTGAAAGCCGAGTACCGAATGCCCCCTATGACGGCTTTCTCTCGATCAACTTCCTTGAACATCAACCCGATCCATGCGGGATGCTGGCTGGAATTCACACAAGCCTTACGCCTGAAGGCGTAGGCCTGATTACGGTGCCAAGCTTCGATCACATTCTGCGCTATGACGCCTATTACGAGTTTGTCAGGGATCACCTGCTCTACTTCACAGAAACCACGTTGCGGCGCATGCTCGAAACGAATGGGTTTGACATCATGGAGATGGGCCTATTCAATGAAGATACGATTTATGCCTACGTCAGGAAGCGGCCTGTTGTTGCCTTGAGTGGGCTGGCCACCAACTACATGAAGCTGCGCAACGAGCTGAATGCGTTGATTGATGATCTCAAGGCCCAGGGCAGGCGCGTAGCCCTATGGGGAGCCAGCCATCAAGGCTTTACGATCATCGCCTGTGCGGGTATTGGAGAGAAGATTGAATACATTATTGATTCGGCAGATTTCAAACAGGGCAAGTACTCGCCCGCTACGCACATTGAGATCATTTCTCCAGCTGAAGCCCTATCCCGGGCAGCCAATGCCATCATCATCGCCGCACCGGCGTACACCAAAGAAATCCTCGGCGTTATCCTGTCGACCTATCCATCGGATACGCATGTTTCTGCACTCAGACAGGACGGGATTGAGGTTCTTCATCAGCCGGTCAGCCATTGA
- a CDS encoding glycosyltransferase family 2 protein: MRLVRQPKDTLPEACFSSTLSHHIAICIPCYNESSNVEALYVRLSKVLDQFPDDAFSIVFADNCSTDHTVALIEGLAARDSRIGLIRNVSNFGFVRSSANALLVPDADANVFLMADLQDPPELVADLITAWKQGDNQVVFAVRRSSHESPILFLCKKIYYATLSWLSDYPMVRDTTGFGIYDRSVILALRESIDSYPFIKGLVCAIGFKWSTIPYVSADRKGGSSSASLSFLVDFGVLGIVTSSRKPMRLITTVGLSLGALSILLSFVVMVSKLMFWGSFQFGVAMLSVSALFFAGAMLFALGILGEYIGFINQRTLRLPLVVERSRHNVPSRVG; encoded by the coding sequence ATGCGGCTAGTACGGCAGCCAAAAGATACACTGCCTGAAGCATGCTTTTCGTCAACATTGAGCCATCATATCGCCATTTGCATTCCATGCTACAACGAGTCCTCCAACGTTGAAGCTCTCTATGTGAGGCTGTCGAAGGTTCTTGACCAGTTCCCCGACGATGCCTTCTCGATCGTGTTCGCCGATAATTGCTCCACCGACCATACGGTCGCACTGATTGAGGGATTGGCGGCTAGGGATTCGAGGATTGGCCTGATTCGCAATGTTTCGAACTTCGGCTTTGTGCGCTCCTCTGCTAACGCCCTGCTGGTTCCTGACGCTGATGCCAATGTCTTTCTGATGGCGGATCTGCAGGATCCCCCCGAGTTGGTGGCCGATCTGATCACGGCCTGGAAGCAGGGAGACAATCAGGTGGTCTTCGCTGTCCGGCGCTCCAGCCATGAGAGCCCGATCCTGTTCCTCTGCAAGAAGATCTACTACGCCACGCTCTCCTGGCTGTCCGACTATCCGATGGTGCGGGATACCACCGGTTTCGGTATCTATGATCGCTCCGTGATTCTGGCCCTGCGGGAGTCGATCGATTCCTACCCCTTCATCAAAGGGCTGGTCTGCGCCATCGGCTTCAAGTGGTCGACGATTCCTTACGTGAGTGCCGATCGCAAGGGGGGCAGCAGTTCTGCCTCGCTCTCGTTCCTGGTGGATTTCGGCGTGCTTGGCATCGTCACCTCCTCCCGCAAGCCGATGCGCCTGATCACCACCGTCGGCCTGTCGCTTGGGGCCCTCTCGATCCTGCTGTCGTTCGTGGTGATGGTCAGCAAGCTGATGTTCTGGGGGAGCTTCCAGTTCGGTGTGGCCATGCTGTCGGTCTCGGCGCTGTTCTTCGCCGGCGCCATGCTGTTCGCCCTCGGCATCCTGGGCGAATACATCGGCTTCATCAACCAGCGCACCCTGCGTCTGCCCCTGGTGGTGGAGCGCAGCCGCCACAACGTGCCCTCCCGCGTGGGCTGA
- a CDS encoding NAD-dependent epimerase/dehydratase family protein has protein sequence MSEFHSKPIAVTGATGWVGKTALHELQRLLAPDVFRQQVRAYASKPGLLSTTAYGQDQQFDYPVHPLAELPEHAKKEPYGDLFHAAFFPRSGLDAVGVDAYIAINREITRLVCEAIVHSPGVRAVNISSGAAAAFDSSVPASEEKIAENPYGALKYEEEVRIREHTASLILRIYTLSGRFMTNPEIYALGDFLLKARDGSQIILKSKNRVVRGFGHAGNIVASGWAWLASNHPPLDAPLATVSEETDLTSLAQRVSSLFSLPEPVSSVDSCLTPNVYSSDPAPFLGFLSTYGLSALTLDEQITDTAAGLNG, from the coding sequence ATGTCTGAGTTTCATTCCAAGCCCATTGCCGTCACCGGTGCAACCGGGTGGGTGGGTAAGACCGCATTGCACGAACTCCAGCGTCTGCTCGCGCCCGATGTCTTTCGTCAGCAGGTCCGAGCTTATGCCAGCAAGCCCGGCTTGCTGAGCACCACAGCCTATGGACAAGACCAGCAGTTCGATTATCCCGTCCACCCATTGGCCGAGCTGCCAGAGCATGCGAAGAAGGAGCCCTATGGCGATCTCTTCCATGCGGCCTTCTTCCCCCGCTCCGGCTTGGATGCTGTCGGTGTCGACGCCTATATCGCGATCAACCGTGAGATCACGAGGCTGGTCTGCGAGGCCATTGTGCATTCACCAGGCGTGAGGGCTGTGAACATCTCCTCCGGAGCCGCGGCAGCCTTTGACAGCAGCGTTCCCGCCTCTGAAGAGAAGATCGCGGAAAACCCCTATGGTGCCCTCAAGTATGAGGAGGAGGTGCGGATCAGAGAGCACACCGCCAGCCTCATCCTGAGGATCTATACGCTCTCGGGCAGATTCATGACGAACCCCGAGATCTATGCCCTGGGTGACTTTCTTCTGAAAGCCCGGGACGGTAGCCAGATCATCCTGAAGTCCAAGAACCGTGTCGTTCGAGGCTTTGGCCATGCCGGCAACATTGTGGCGTCGGGCTGGGCGTGGCTGGCAAGCAACCATCCACCCCTGGATGCTCCATTGGCCACGGTCAGCGAGGAAACCGACCTGACATCCCTGGCACAGAGAGTCAGCAGCTTATTCAGCCTTCCTGAGCCCGTCTCGTCTGTTGACTCGTGTCTCACTCCTAATGTCTACTCCTCTGATCCCGCACCTTTCCTCGGCTTCCTCTCAACGTATGGGCTTTCCGCATTGACGCTGGACGAGCAGATCACCGATACCGCTGCTGGCCTCAATGGCTGA
- a CDS encoding SDR family NAD(P)-dependent oxidoreductase, translating into MSPVPPEQRSRNVLLFGAGGALGSAIAAAQTARGDHLHTAGSAAVSSSERARSHVALSYAEPPSADQFSALPPLDAVVWAHGLNASDSIADFDPATFERLWQCNVVFIAASLSALLLAGRLQRGSRLCVISSIWQLESRLGKLSYTVSKAALQGLVKSCAMDLGAKGILINAILPGVVDSPMTRRHLSPEQIDAITSQTALNRLAQPQDIADATAFLVGPSNRFMTGQFLTVDGGFIGFKHT; encoded by the coding sequence ATGAGCCCCGTTCCTCCAGAACAGCGGTCCCGGAATGTGCTCTTGTTCGGCGCCGGTGGTGCCCTGGGTTCTGCCATTGCCGCAGCACAGACGGCCAGGGGTGACCACCTCCACACGGCCGGCTCGGCAGCCGTTTCCTCCTCAGAGAGGGCGCGTTCCCATGTGGCCCTCTCCTATGCGGAACCACCGAGTGCCGATCAGTTTTCGGCCTTGCCACCGCTGGATGCGGTTGTGTGGGCCCACGGTCTCAATGCCAGTGATTCGATCGCTGATTTTGATCCGGCCACCTTCGAGAGGCTCTGGCAATGCAATGTTGTGTTCATTGCGGCCAGCCTTTCTGCTTTGTTGTTGGCGGGGCGACTGCAGCGCGGCAGTCGCCTCTGCGTGATCAGTTCAATCTGGCAGCTGGAGAGTCGGCTTGGAAAACTCTCTTACACCGTATCCAAGGCTGCACTCCAGGGCCTCGTGAAGTCATGTGCGATGGATCTTGGTGCGAAAGGAATTCTGATCAATGCAATTCTTCCAGGTGTGGTGGACTCACCGATGACACGACGTCACCTGTCCCCAGAACAGATTGATGCGATCACGTCCCAGACAGCACTGAACCGCCTCGCGCAACCCCAGGACATCGCCGATGCCACGGCCTTCCTCGTCGGTCCCTCCAATCGATTCATGACGGGCCAGTTCCTGACTGTGGATGGCGGTTTCATTGGCTTCAAACACACATAA